The Monodelphis domestica isolate mMonDom1 chromosome 7, mMonDom1.pri, whole genome shotgun sequence genome window below encodes:
- the LOC100023883 gene encoding protegrin-2-like has protein sequence MERGQIMWLLLLLMLVTPLASTQTLTYQDLVNRFIINYNKKSNSRNLFRLLALNLQPGANNDPAIPRPLNFTIMETVCPNTKQRQLVECDFKKHGLVKVCFGIISLDATQPSIDISCEEPGQIMNDGFWYQLIRTFGNLIHQKYRKLLEAYRKLRDIFSG, from the exons ATGGAGAGGGGCCAGATCATGTGGCTATTACTGCTACTAATGCTGGTGACTCCATTGGCCTCCACCCAGACTCTGACCTACCAGGATTTGGTGAACCGATTCATCATCAACTATAACAAGAAGTCAAACTCAAGAAACCTCTTCCGACTCTTGGCTCTAAATCTGCAGCCTGGGGCA AACAATGATCCTGCCATCCCCCGTCCTCTGAATTTCACCATAATGGAGACTGTGTGCCCTAATACCAAACAACGGCAGCTGGTTGAATGTGACTTTAAGAAACATGGG CTGGTGAAAGTATGCTTTGGAATCATCTCCTTGGATGCTACTCAGCCTTCTATCGATATTTCTTGTGAGGAG CCTGGCCAGATAATGAATGATGGTTTTTGGTATCAACTTATTCGAACTTTTGGAAATCTCATTcatcaaaaatatagaaaattgcTAGAGGCATATAGGAAATTGCGGGACATTTTTTCTGGATGA